A single Paenibacillus antri DNA region contains:
- a CDS encoding Mini-ribonuclease 3, translating into MAIVDLKGFQFFAPAEAPNHVSPLALAYLGDAVYDMYVRQYVLSRPSRRPNQLHRETAGFVSAKAQAKAVRLIEPELSEEERDMLRRGRNAKSHAAPKNTDVLDYRHSTGFECLIGYLYLCRRYDRLERLMRVSVGLESPVAPPAEAENEEKGLTHE; encoded by the coding sequence ATGGCGATCGTCGATTTGAAGGGTTTTCAATTTTTCGCGCCGGCGGAAGCTCCGAACCACGTGAGCCCGCTGGCGCTCGCATACTTAGGGGACGCCGTATACGACATGTACGTACGGCAGTACGTGCTCTCGCGTCCGAGCCGGCGGCCGAATCAGCTGCATCGGGAGACGGCGGGCTTCGTCTCGGCGAAGGCGCAGGCGAAGGCGGTGCGCCTCATCGAGCCGGAGCTGTCCGAGGAGGAGCGGGACATGCTCCGTCGCGGGCGGAACGCGAAGTCGCACGCCGCCCCGAAAAATACGGACGTGCTCGACTACCGGCACAGCACGGGATTCGAGTGTTTGATCGGGTACTTATATTTATGTCGGCGCTACGATCGGTTGGAGCGGCTGATGCGGGTTTCCGTCGGGCTGGAATCGCCGGTCGCGCCGCCTGCAGAGGCCGAGAACGAAGAGAAGGGGTTAACGCATGAGTGA
- the cysS gene encoding cysteine--tRNA ligase codes for MTKSTIEPKIYIYDTMARRKELFEPLVPGRVTMYVCGPTVYDLIHIGNARPLIFFDVVRRYLQQFYEVTYAVNFTDVDDKLIRRAEETGRAVPELAEQNIADFLTDAGSLKVPPATIHPRVTENMPEIIDFIADLVGRGFAYENGGDVYFRTSSFPGYGKLSHQNLEELQFGTRIAVDERKESPLDFVLWKAAKPGEISWASPWGEGRPGWHIECSAMARKYLGDTIDIHGGGMDLTFPHHECEIAQSEAATGKPFARYWMHNAFLNLNNEKMSKSLGNVVNARELAARHKPETIRFLMLSTHYRNPLNFTDEGLEQAKGGLERIENCRTNLKHLLKTAEGDAADAESAQRLAAIRETFHAKMSDDFNTPDAITAVFELVAEANAAMAAGTPSASTLRGIEELFQEMDAILGILTEAAEEELLDDEIERLIVERTEARKARNFARADEIRDMLSGLGIVLEDTPQGIRWKRK; via the coding sequence ATGACGAAATCGACGATCGAGCCGAAGATTTATATCTACGATACGATGGCGCGCAGGAAAGAGCTTTTCGAACCGCTCGTCCCCGGACGCGTGACGATGTACGTATGCGGGCCGACGGTATACGATTTGATCCATATCGGGAACGCGCGGCCGTTGATCTTTTTCGATGTGGTCCGCCGGTATTTACAGCAATTCTATGAAGTTACGTACGCGGTCAACTTCACGGACGTCGACGATAAGCTCATCCGCCGCGCCGAAGAGACGGGCCGCGCCGTGCCGGAGCTCGCCGAGCAAAATATCGCCGACTTCCTGACGGACGCAGGGTCGCTGAAGGTTCCGCCGGCGACGATCCATCCGCGGGTGACGGAGAACATGCCGGAGATCATCGACTTCATCGCCGATCTCGTCGGGCGCGGCTTCGCCTACGAGAACGGAGGAGACGTCTACTTCCGCACGTCGAGCTTCCCGGGCTACGGCAAGCTGTCGCACCAAAATCTCGAAGAGCTGCAGTTCGGCACCCGCATCGCGGTCGACGAGCGCAAGGAATCCCCGCTCGACTTCGTGCTGTGGAAAGCGGCGAAGCCGGGCGAGATCAGCTGGGCGTCCCCATGGGGCGAAGGCCGTCCGGGCTGGCATATCGAGTGCTCGGCGATGGCGCGCAAGTATCTCGGCGACACGATCGACATTCACGGCGGCGGCATGGACCTGACGTTCCCGCATCACGAATGCGAGATCGCGCAATCCGAGGCGGCGACGGGCAAGCCGTTCGCCCGATACTGGATGCATAACGCGTTCCTGAACCTGAACAACGAGAAGATGTCGAAGTCGCTCGGCAACGTCGTCAACGCGCGCGAGCTGGCGGCCCGGCATAAGCCGGAGACGATTCGCTTCTTGATGCTGTCCACGCACTACCGCAACCCGCTCAACTTTACGGACGAGGGGCTGGAGCAGGCGAAGGGCGGCCTCGAGCGCATCGAGAACTGCCGGACGAACCTGAAGCATCTGTTGAAAACGGCGGAAGGCGACGCGGCCGACGCCGAGTCGGCGCAGCGGCTCGCGGCCATCCGCGAGACGTTCCACGCGAAGATGAGCGACGACTTCAATACGCCGGACGCGATCACGGCCGTCTTCGAGCTGGTCGCGGAGGCGAACGCGGCGATGGCGGCGGGGACGCCGAGCGCGTCGACGCTTCGCGGCATCGAGGAGCTCTTTCAAGAAATGGACGCGATTCTGGGCATACTGACGGAAGCGGCCGAAGAGGAGCTGCTCGACGACGAGATCGAGCGTCTCATCGTCGAGCGCACGGAAGCGCGCAAGGCGCGCAACTTCGCGCGCGCGGACGAAATTCGCGACATGCTGTCGGGGCTCGGCATCGTGCTCGAGGATACGCCGCAAGGCATTCGATGGAAGCGAAAGTAG
- the epsC gene encoding serine O-acetyltransferase EpsC has translation MGTRRSWLAAMRSDIDAVFDNDPAARSVLEVVLTYSGVHAIWAHRVAHALYRRRWYGLARMISQASRFMTGIEIHPGARIGERLFIDHGMGVVIGETCEIGDDVVLYQGVTLGGTGKEKGKRHPTIGSNVVVASGAKVLGSFTVGENSRIGANAVVLHEVPPDSTVVGIPGRVVRRNGQKVANKLDHGNIPDPILELHRQLSAEVAELRDEVGRLREELARERGDRREGGGASKPEQPEPEHA, from the coding sequence ATGGGAACACGCAGAAGCTGGCTCGCGGCGATGCGCTCGGACATCGACGCCGTCTTCGATAACGACCCGGCCGCCCGGAGCGTGCTCGAGGTCGTCTTGACCTACTCCGGGGTGCACGCCATCTGGGCGCATCGCGTCGCGCACGCGTTGTACCGCCGCCGGTGGTACGGACTCGCGCGGATGATCTCGCAGGCGAGCCGCTTCATGACCGGCATCGAAATCCACCCCGGCGCCCGGATCGGCGAGCGGCTGTTCATCGACCACGGCATGGGGGTCGTCATCGGCGAGACGTGCGAGATCGGCGACGACGTGGTGCTGTACCAAGGCGTTACGCTCGGCGGCACCGGCAAGGAGAAGGGCAAGCGCCACCCGACGATCGGCAGCAACGTCGTCGTCGCCTCCGGCGCGAAGGTGCTCGGATCGTTCACCGTCGGCGAAAATTCGCGCATCGGCGCGAACGCCGTCGTGCTGCACGAGGTGCCGCCCGACAGCACCGTCGTCGGCATCCCCGGACGCGTCGTCCGGCGCAACGGCCAGAAGGTCGCGAACAAGCTGGACCACGGCAACATTCCGGACCCGATCCTAGAGCTGCACCGGCAGCTGTCCGCCGAGGTGGCGGAGTTGAGGGACGAAGTCGGACGGCTGCGAGAGGAGCTGGCTCGGGAGCGGGGCGACCGCCGCGAAGGCGGCGGCGCGTCGAAGCCGGAGCAGCCGGAGCCCGAACACGCTTGA